Proteins found in one Gimesia chilikensis genomic segment:
- a CDS encoding glycosyltransferase family 9 protein — protein sequence MNTTDPLARLNQIEAQRICIIKPSALGDVVQTLPILPVLRERFPNARISWVVRDSFANLLEGHPCLDEIIPFQRRSSAGQWWQFLKSLKKQKFDLVIDLQGLLRTGIMTAATRAPWRVGIEAAREGSHLTCNLTIPDTGRYVPAWLKYWRVADAFGQGKLKRTTDIYLSEDDQNWAQEKLYCPEYPLPTLAIHAGAQWITKRWPPESFAAVGAKAIRRFRCQVVLVGTSAERELTGHIEKLLQKFVPTGRVINLAGETTLKQLAAVLQQSDFVLTNDSGPMHLAAGLGTPVTGIFTCTSALRSGPPGDKHELVSTNVSCGGSYNKRCPKRGPQNLCCMEELEVSRVWQALHRLITREAAERTPKAA from the coding sequence ATGAACACAACCGACCCGTTAGCACGATTGAATCAGATTGAAGCGCAGCGGATCTGCATTATCAAACCCAGTGCCTTGGGTGACGTCGTGCAGACACTCCCCATCCTGCCGGTCCTGAGGGAACGGTTTCCTAATGCCCGCATCTCCTGGGTCGTCCGGGACAGCTTTGCCAATCTTCTGGAAGGACATCCCTGCCTGGATGAAATCATTCCCTTCCAGCGACGCAGTTCAGCAGGACAGTGGTGGCAGTTTCTCAAGTCACTCAAGAAACAGAAATTTGATCTGGTCATCGATCTGCAGGGCCTGCTCCGTACCGGCATCATGACTGCCGCCACCCGCGCTCCCTGGCGGGTCGGCATCGAAGCAGCCCGCGAAGGTTCGCACCTCACCTGTAACCTGACGATCCCCGATACGGGACGCTATGTCCCAGCCTGGCTCAAATACTGGCGCGTCGCTGATGCCTTTGGACAGGGAAAGCTGAAACGCACGACCGACATCTATCTCTCCGAAGATGACCAGAACTGGGCACAGGAAAAACTGTATTGCCCTGAGTATCCTCTGCCGACTCTCGCGATTCACGCGGGCGCGCAATGGATCACCAAACGCTGGCCTCCGGAAAGCTTCGCTGCGGTCGGTGCCAAAGCCATCCGTCGCTTCCGTTGCCAGGTTGTCCTGGTGGGAACCTCTGCGGAGAGAGAACTGACCGGCCATATCGAAAAACTGCTGCAAAAGTTCGTCCCTACCGGCAGGGTCATCAATCTGGCAGGGGAAACAACACTCAAACAACTTGCCGCGGTGTTACAGCAATCCGACTTTGTCCTCACCAATGATTCCGGTCCCATGCACCTGGCCGCTGGTCTCGGAACCCCTGTCACCGGCATCTTTACCTGCACCAGTGCACTTCGCTCTGGACCGCCGGGAGACAAGCACGAACTTGTCTCCACAAATGTCAGCTGTGGCGGCAGCTATAACAAACGCTGCCCCAAACGCGGACCACAGAATCTGTGCTGCATGGAAGAGCTGGAAGTCAGCCGCGTCTGGCAGGCCCTGCATCGCCTGATCACACGGGAAGCAGCTGAAAGAACGCCGAAAGCAGCCTGA
- a CDS encoding EF-hand domain-containing protein encodes MKMNRIVTACALGMAVFSWSSATQAEEGKKGQRPNREEILKKFDKDGDGKLNEEERSAARAARGEKGGQGFNREEFMKKFDKNGDGKLDENERKAAREAREKMGQRGPRMSREELVKKFDKDGDGKLSEAERQEARKAMGGRRPGFDREAMLKKFDKNGDGKLDDAERQAARAEMMKNRGNRGKGAGGKEKAKGKGPKKN; translated from the coding sequence ATGAAAATGAATCGGATCGTTACTGCGTGTGCACTGGGTATGGCTGTGTTTTCATGGAGCTCTGCTACGCAGGCTGAAGAGGGGAAAAAAGGACAGCGCCCCAACCGTGAGGAGATCCTCAAAAAATTCGACAAGGACGGCGATGGCAAGCTGAATGAAGAAGAGCGTTCGGCTGCTCGGGCAGCCCGTGGTGAAAAGGGTGGTCAGGGTTTCAATCGCGAAGAGTTCATGAAAAAGTTTGACAAAAACGGTGACGGCAAACTGGATGAAAACGAACGCAAAGCTGCCCGCGAAGCCCGCGAAAAAATGGGTCAGCGTGGCCCGCGCATGAGCCGCGAAGAACTGGTGAAAAAGTTCGACAAAGACGGCGATGGAAAGCTCAGCGAAGCTGAACGCCAGGAAGCCCGCAAGGCAATGGGCGGTCGTCGTCCCGGGTTCGATCGTGAAGCCATGCTCAAGAAATTCGACAAGAATGGCGACGGCAAACTGGATGACGCAGAACGCCAGGCCGCACGGGCAGAAATGATGAAGAACCGTGGCAATCGCGGTAAAGGTGCCGGTGGCAAAGAGAAAGCCAAAGGCAAAGGACCGAAGAAGAATTAA
- a CDS encoding enoyl-ACP reductase FabI: MDFLKLAGKRILVFGVANRKSVAYQTGKVLEEAGAEVIYIVRSEARKESLSKLLKDAPIYICDVEHQQEIDQLQADISQKYDVIHGLVHSIAFADYSAGWLPFHETPRAAFLQAVDISCFSLIAVCNAFKELLDPEQGSVVTISISTTRMAAENYGYMAPVKAALDSSVCFLAKSFSNFSQVRFNAVCPGLLKTSASAGIPGYVDSYLFAEKATLRKSAVQTSEVADTVAFLISPRSSGINSQGIVIDAGMGTNYFDNQIISEQST, from the coding sequence ATGGATTTTTTAAAGTTAGCGGGAAAGCGGATTCTCGTATTTGGAGTTGCCAACCGTAAAAGTGTTGCCTATCAGACAGGGAAGGTCCTGGAGGAAGCAGGCGCCGAAGTGATTTACATCGTTCGCTCGGAAGCCCGCAAAGAATCACTATCCAAACTTCTGAAAGACGCACCGATCTATATCTGTGATGTTGAACATCAACAGGAAATCGATCAGCTACAGGCGGACATCAGCCAGAAATACGATGTCATCCATGGTCTGGTCCACTCCATAGCGTTTGCAGATTACTCAGCCGGCTGGCTTCCGTTCCATGAAACACCCCGCGCCGCTTTTCTGCAGGCAGTCGATATTTCCTGTTTCTCCCTGATCGCAGTCTGTAATGCATTCAAAGAGTTGCTCGATCCAGAGCAGGGGAGTGTGGTGACGATTTCGATCTCCACCACCCGCATGGCGGCGGAAAATTACGGCTACATGGCCCCCGTGAAAGCGGCCCTCGATTCCTCGGTCTGCTTTCTGGCCAAGTCGTTCTCGAACTTCTCGCAGGTTCGCTTTAATGCCGTCTGTCCCGGTTTACTGAAGACATCCGCCTCCGCAGGAATTCCCGGCTACGTGGACAGCTACCTGTTTGCTGAAAAAGCCACATTAAGAAAGTCAGCCGTCCAAACCAGTGAAGTGGCAGATACCGTCGCCTTCCTGATCAGTCCCCGTTCCTCGGGAATCAATTCGCAGGGAATCGTTATTGATGCTGGTATGGGCACCAACTATTTCGACAACCAGATCATCTCAGAGCAGTCGACCTGA
- a CDS encoding type II secretion system F family protein: protein MFKARASMKSLAMLCRSLSTMLESGVPITKSFQLAGRKLGNRRMQESVKEIAVELKAGNDVTSALKLQGNYYPELMVNMVSVAEQSGGLPEVLKALSEHYDQLLNLRKNFVRLIAWPVFQFVAAIMVIALMILVLGLIADARGGEAIDVLGLGLSGPSGALIWLTCTFGSIFVLFVAYQVMDRLWGGKRFFHSLFLRIPVVGNCMRSFAIARFSWAFALTQQAGMNILDSVEASLKATGNGAFIAAIPQVNAAVNDGVDLTDALAGTQLFPEDYIQMVHVGETSGTVPETLERLSPRFQEDAQRSLAALAAVLGWLIWAMVAAFIIFVVFRIAFWYLGIINDALEQI, encoded by the coding sequence ATGTTCAAGGCACGTGCCTCAATGAAGTCTCTGGCGATGCTGTGTCGTTCCCTGAGTACGATGCTGGAATCCGGCGTGCCGATCACGAAAAGCTTTCAGCTGGCCGGGCGAAAACTGGGGAATCGGCGGATGCAGGAGTCGGTGAAAGAGATCGCCGTCGAGTTGAAAGCCGGGAACGATGTGACTTCGGCGCTGAAGCTCCAGGGAAATTATTATCCGGAACTGATGGTCAACATGGTCAGTGTGGCGGAACAGAGTGGCGGCCTGCCCGAAGTGCTGAAAGCCTTGTCGGAGCATTATGACCAGTTGCTGAACCTGCGGAAGAATTTTGTGCGGTTGATTGCCTGGCCCGTCTTTCAGTTTGTGGCGGCGATCATGGTCATCGCGCTGATGATTCTTGTGCTGGGCTTAATCGCCGATGCGCGAGGTGGTGAGGCGATCGATGTGCTCGGGCTGGGACTGTCTGGTCCCAGCGGCGCCCTGATCTGGCTGACCTGTACGTTCGGTTCGATTTTTGTGCTGTTTGTCGCGTACCAGGTGATGGATCGGCTCTGGGGGGGGAAACGCTTCTTTCATAGCCTGTTTCTGCGCATTCCCGTCGTGGGGAACTGCATGCGTTCGTTTGCGATCGCCCGCTTTTCCTGGGCCTTCGCGCTAACGCAGCAGGCCGGGATGAATATTCTGGACTCAGTGGAAGCCAGTCTCAAAGCGACTGGTAATGGAGCGTTTATTGCAGCGATCCCCCAGGTCAACGCGGCTGTGAATGATGGGGTGGATCTGACCGACGCCCTGGCGGGAACGCAGCTGTTTCCCGAAGATTACATCCAGATGGTGCATGTAGGTGAGACATCCGGGACGGTGCCTGAAACACTGGAGCGGTTGAGTCCCCGTTTTCAGGAAGACGCACAGCGCTCCCTGGCTGCCCTGGCGGCGGTGCTGGGCTGGTTGATCTGGGCGATGGTAGCCGCTTTTATCATCTTTGTTGTGTTCCGCATCGCTTTCTGGTATCTGGGGATTATCAACGATGCGTTGGAGCAGATCTGA
- the tgt gene encoding tRNA guanosine(34) transglycosylase Tgt, translating into MSQFHFELIHTDSRTQARAGRWHTPHGIVDTPAFMPVGTLASVKGLLPEQLKQVGTQQVLANTYHLALRPGAEIVQELGGLHEFMNWDGPILTDSGGFQVFSLAQLTKMDDEQVVFRSHIDGSLFELSPEKAVKIQEQLGADCIMCLDECPPHDVPPEKMQEAVDRTTKWAARCRDAQKRDDQALFGIVQGGTNQKMRERSAEGLLPLEFPGYAIGGLSVGEKPEDMYSTLDFTTPMLPVEKPRYLMGVGRPSDLIEAIMRGVDLFDCVMPTRNGRNGMAFTSQGRVNLRNQKHARDPSPLDPECDSPGSRDYSRAYLRHLFMAREMLGPILISLHNIAFYQKLVRDLREAILNDQVEEFRAVHLARWNASF; encoded by the coding sequence GTGTCTCAATTTCATTTCGAACTGATCCATACCGATTCCCGGACTCAGGCCCGCGCGGGCCGCTGGCATACTCCCCACGGCATTGTCGACACTCCGGCTTTCATGCCCGTGGGTACCCTGGCCTCTGTCAAAGGGTTATTGCCCGAACAGCTCAAACAGGTGGGAACGCAGCAGGTGCTGGCAAATACGTACCATCTGGCACTGCGTCCGGGAGCCGAAATTGTGCAGGAACTGGGCGGGCTACATGAATTCATGAACTGGGATGGTCCGATTCTGACCGACAGTGGTGGATTCCAGGTCTTCAGTCTGGCCCAGCTGACAAAGATGGATGATGAGCAGGTGGTTTTCCGCTCTCACATTGATGGCAGCCTGTTTGAACTCTCGCCCGAAAAAGCGGTGAAGATCCAGGAACAGCTGGGAGCCGACTGCATCATGTGCCTGGATGAGTGCCCGCCGCACGATGTGCCGCCGGAAAAAATGCAGGAAGCCGTCGATCGGACGACCAAGTGGGCCGCCCGCTGCCGGGATGCCCAGAAACGGGATGACCAGGCCCTGTTCGGCATCGTTCAGGGAGGGACTAATCAGAAAATGCGGGAACGCTCGGCTGAGGGGCTCTTGCCACTGGAATTTCCCGGGTATGCGATCGGGGGTCTGAGCGTGGGGGAAAAGCCTGAGGATATGTACTCCACCCTGGATTTCACGACGCCTATGCTGCCTGTAGAAAAGCCCCGCTACCTGATGGGTGTGGGCCGTCCGTCCGACCTGATCGAGGCCATTATGCGGGGCGTGGACCTGTTTGACTGTGTGATGCCGACCCGAAATGGCAGAAACGGGATGGCTTTTACCAGTCAGGGACGCGTGAATTTGCGTAATCAAAAGCATGCCCGGGATCCGAGTCCACTGGATCCCGAGTGTGATTCGCCCGGTTCGCGTGACTACAGCCGGGCTTATCTGCGTCATTTATTCATGGCGCGGGAGATGCTGGGGCCAATTCTGATCTCTCTGCATAACATTGCCTTTTATCAGAAACTGGTGCGGGATCTGCGTGAGGCGATTCTGAATGATCAAGTTGAGGAGTTTAGGGCGGTTCACCTTGCCCGCTGGAACGCATCTTTCTAA
- the yajC gene encoding preprotein translocase subunit YajC, giving the protein MHTLLSTLLVLAQETPAKQPAGPSFLVQSLPLIVIVIFFYFIMFRPQQKERARREQVLNELKKNDRVVTIGGIIGTIANISESDQEVTLKIDDNSKMKVRRSAIQGLYQVETKETTS; this is encoded by the coding sequence ATGCACACCTTATTGTCGACTTTGTTAGTACTTGCTCAAGAGACACCCGCCAAACAGCCCGCTGGTCCTTCTTTCCTGGTCCAGTCGCTGCCTTTGATTGTGATCGTGATTTTTTTCTACTTCATCATGTTCCGTCCTCAACAGAAGGAACGGGCGCGACGCGAGCAGGTGCTCAACGAGTTGAAGAAGAATGATCGTGTGGTGACCATCGGTGGGATCATTGGCACGATTGCCAATATTTCAGAGTCAGATCAGGAAGTGACTCTGAAAATTGATGATAATTCCAAGATGAAAGTGCGTCGCAGTGCCATTCAGGGGCTGTATCAGGTTGAAACCAAAGAGACAACAAGCTAG
- the secD gene encoding protein translocase subunit SecD → MTGIDFHSATLLAQEATEKAPSGVSAVTIILILLAVFVLPFILGAVISRALKLKEYSQKIGLVLFVAIVAATPFIWQISHGHDWRNAIRLGIDLAGGSNMVFEVDQGKSEKELSNEVMDQMVGAIGRRINPSGTEEVTVRKVGQSRIEVIVPGADTEDVQRIKSLITRLGSLEFDIVANRRDHPREVRLAMEAKGKDVRDNEGRVIASWREVSSDEPFSTDDQMVVRPYTRKDGTQGQEVLVIIEPNEDRRITGKYLVRARQSTDQNGAPAVAFTFNARGGTLFSQLTSKNRPSKDGFHRHLAVLLDGKVHSAPRLIDTIGSEGQITGNFTQKEITDLLNVLNAGALEVPLKPEPVSEFSISPLLGVDVQQKGKQAIIIAAVAVIVFMLIYYRFSGLVANICLTLNLLLVMGAMSFINATFTLPGLAGLVLTIGMAVDANVLIFERIREEKARGSSLRMAINNGFSRAFTTIVDANLTTLIVAVVLYVIGTDQVRGFAVTLFIGIVMSMFTALYVGRLIFDIFERKRWISDLKMMSIVGDTSIDFLGKRKIAGAISVALILIGMGVVIARGEENLDIDFTGGTMVTFEFEDQQNIDDVRASLQKAFDSSITLEQLELSNDPTSEGRFFRLRTTMNDADLENSGQNAAEGIREKLNEAFDGTDHKLRKVTMDFGEVRKLTGSADSPAGTEVELTFSGDLKPSTVETYLKEEIAKIKNEDGSDKYERIPEFQVQGATAGDKEDETADASAEAARHKKMVAQFGPDLSAADLETALAEMKTVMATTAVLDEVNSFDSSVASEMQESALMAMLISLVAIVAYIWFRFQRITFGLAAVVALVHDVLVVLGLVALGAYLSNTALGPLMGLTDFKINLPMIAAFLTIVGYSLNDTIVVFDRIREVRGKNPALTTSMVNESLNQTLSRTLLTSLTTLIVVLILYAIGGEGIHGFAYCLVLGVFVGTYSSIFIASPVLVWLMNRPGSATARATQESEKQASVSNS, encoded by the coding sequence ATGACAGGGATTGATTTTCACTCAGCAACGCTGCTGGCTCAGGAAGCGACCGAAAAAGCGCCTTCGGGCGTATCCGCCGTCACTATCATCTTAATCCTTCTGGCTGTCTTTGTACTGCCGTTTATTCTGGGGGCGGTGATTTCCCGCGCTCTCAAGTTGAAGGAGTATTCACAGAAGATCGGCCTGGTCCTGTTTGTGGCCATCGTAGCGGCGACTCCCTTTATCTGGCAGATCTCGCATGGCCACGACTGGCGAAATGCCATTCGTCTGGGTATCGACCTGGCCGGCGGTTCGAACATGGTTTTCGAAGTCGATCAGGGTAAAAGCGAAAAAGAGCTTTCCAACGAAGTGATGGACCAGATGGTCGGCGCGATCGGGCGTCGTATCAATCCATCGGGTACGGAAGAAGTCACCGTTCGTAAGGTTGGCCAGAGCCGGATTGAAGTCATTGTTCCGGGAGCCGACACTGAAGACGTACAGCGGATTAAATCGCTGATTACCCGACTGGGGAGCCTGGAATTCGATATCGTCGCAAACCGCCGCGACCATCCCCGTGAAGTTCGACTGGCTATGGAAGCCAAGGGGAAGGATGTGCGTGACAATGAAGGCCGCGTGATCGCCAGCTGGCGTGAAGTCAGCAGCGACGAGCCTTTCAGCACCGACGACCAGATGGTCGTTCGGCCCTACACCCGCAAAGACGGGACCCAGGGACAGGAAGTGCTGGTCATCATCGAGCCTAACGAAGACCGACGCATCACCGGTAAGTACCTGGTGCGGGCCCGTCAGTCGACCGACCAGAACGGTGCACCTGCGGTTGCCTTTACATTCAATGCCCGTGGCGGCACCCTGTTCAGCCAGCTGACATCGAAAAACCGTCCCAGTAAGGATGGTTTCCACCGTCACCTGGCCGTGCTGCTGGACGGTAAAGTTCATTCGGCACCTCGTCTGATCGACACGATTGGATCCGAGGGGCAGATTACCGGTAACTTTACTCAGAAAGAAATTACCGACCTGTTGAACGTCCTGAATGCCGGGGCCCTGGAAGTTCCGCTGAAGCCGGAACCGGTCTCCGAGTTCTCCATCAGCCCGCTGCTGGGTGTTGACGTTCAGCAGAAAGGGAAGCAGGCGATCATCATCGCGGCTGTTGCCGTGATCGTGTTCATGCTGATCTACTATCGTTTCTCCGGCCTGGTGGCCAATATCTGTCTGACGCTGAACCTGTTGCTGGTGATGGGAGCCATGTCTTTCATCAATGCGACCTTCACCCTGCCCGGTCTGGCCGGTCTGGTGCTGACGATTGGTATGGCGGTCGACGCAAACGTACTGATTTTTGAGCGTATCCGGGAAGAGAAAGCCCGGGGCTCCAGCCTGCGAATGGCGATCAATAATGGTTTCTCACGGGCTTTCACTACGATCGTGGACGCCAACCTGACCACGCTGATTGTGGCGGTTGTCTTGTACGTGATTGGTACCGACCAGGTCCGCGGTTTCGCCGTGACGCTGTTTATCGGTATTGTCATGAGTATGTTTACCGCCCTGTATGTCGGGCGTCTGATCTTTGACATCTTCGAACGGAAACGCTGGATCAGCGATCTGAAGATGATGAGTATCGTGGGTGATACCAGTATCGATTTCCTTGGCAAGCGGAAGATTGCCGGCGCCATTTCGGTGGCCCTGATTCTCATCGGCATGGGCGTTGTCATCGCCCGCGGAGAAGAGAACCTGGATATCGACTTCACCGGTGGTACGATGGTGACCTTCGAGTTCGAAGATCAGCAGAACATCGACGACGTCCGCGCCAGCCTGCAGAAGGCATTCGATAGCAGCATTACGCTGGAACAGCTGGAGCTGTCGAACGATCCGACTTCGGAGGGGCGTTTCTTCCGGTTGCGTACCACGATGAATGATGCCGACCTGGAAAACTCCGGTCAGAATGCGGCTGAAGGTATTCGTGAAAAACTGAACGAAGCCTTCGACGGAACCGATCATAAACTTCGGAAAGTAACGATGGACTTTGGCGAGGTGAGAAAACTGACCGGTAGTGCTGATTCACCGGCTGGCACCGAAGTCGAACTGACCTTCAGTGGTGATCTGAAACCCTCGACGGTTGAGACTTACCTCAAAGAAGAGATTGCCAAGATCAAGAACGAAGATGGTTCCGATAAATATGAGCGGATCCCCGAGTTCCAGGTTCAAGGCGCAACCGCTGGTGATAAAGAGGACGAAACGGCAGATGCTTCTGCGGAAGCAGCCCGCCATAAGAAGATGGTTGCCCAGTTTGGTCCTGACCTGTCAGCTGCCGACCTGGAAACTGCGTTAGCTGAGATGAAAACCGTCATGGCAACCACAGCAGTACTGGATGAAGTTAACAGCTTCGACAGCTCTGTGGCCAGCGAGATGCAGGAATCGGCTTTGATGGCGATGCTGATCAGTCTGGTAGCGATCGTGGCTTACATCTGGTTCCGCTTCCAGCGAATCACCTTCGGTCTGGCGGCTGTCGTGGCTTTGGTACATGACGTGCTGGTTGTACTGGGGCTGGTTGCCTTGGGAGCTTACCTGAGCAACACCGCACTGGGGCCGCTGATGGGACTGACCGACTTCAAGATCAACCTGCCTATGATTGCAGCGTTCCTGACGATTGTCGGTTATTCGCTGAACGATACGATCGTGGTCTTCGACCGGATTCGTGAAGTTCGTGGCAAGAACCCTGCTCTGACAACCAGTATGGTCAATGAGAGTCTGAACCAGACGCTGTCTCGTACCTTGCTGACCTCATTAACGACATTGATCGTAGTGCTGATTCTGTACGCGATCGGCGGTGAAGGTATTCACGGCTTCGCTTACTGTCTGGTGCTGGGTGTGTTTGTCGGTACCTACAGCTCGATCTTTATCGCCAGCCCGGTTCTGGTCTGGTTGATGAACCGTCCGGGAAGTGCAACTGCCCGGGCAACTCAGGAAAGCGAAAAGCAGGCCAGCGTCAGCAACAGCTAA